The following proteins come from a genomic window of Gossypium raimondii isolate GPD5lz chromosome 5, ASM2569854v1, whole genome shotgun sequence:
- the LOC105768773 gene encoding uncharacterized protein LOC105768773 isoform X3: protein MSATLGTGNGAKPSKTPNPYFISPKNPKNVHHIAGIPVEFPYKPYGTQLSFMYRVISTLDRAQKDGHCHALIESPTGTGKSLSLLCSTLAWQKNYKINNIKGILSQSIPDPEAVTDPLGHGGGFIPETQPSTSSIPSSSISESPQNAANSKNKKKMLAPTIYYASRTHSQISQVIREYRKTSYRVPMAILASRKHYCTNPHVSKENIDEECKLLLSQEEGCFEFKNMHKVKCHPSVQKGGCHEAHDIEDIVKIGQVVKGCAYYAARSMADDAQLIFCPYSYIINPVIRGAMDVDIKGAIIVLDEAHNLEDIAREGGSVDLEEDALHKLQMELHQLKMIKADVYQPLSEMIMNLISWIEQTKSKLEATNESKHYFSSWTGDKAVRQLQEANISQQFFPVLLECATKAIRAASDTESDVLHLSGMSVITLEGLFSSLTYFFSRDGSHIFDYQLALQRYFKKDEKNASGSWTCSLGLWCLNPFVVFRDVSDLSLSVILTSGTLSPMNSFSSELGVQFGNCLEAPHVIDIKSQVWSAVISHGPDNYQLDASYKTADQYAFQDSLGKSLEEIFKIVPGGCLVFFPSYKLMKKLCDRWHNTGQWSQLKARKPLFVEPRGGNQEEFETVLKGYYNSVSRVKKPVLRKKRRIKRTDDNVVESAEVTSPRGAAFLAVFRGKVSEGIDFSDDNARVVIAVGIPFPNINDKQIELKKKYNNTYRSSKNLLSGNEWYCQQAFRALNQALGRCIRHRYDYGAIILLDWRFQDEKNRAHISKWLRPSIRMYGSFEKSLDELRSFFREVKDLVSKNKQLSSLAKYDTTFPQMKPQSDIAAQTRVQADKDEKTCTECVDLECNSPKDSGCFEASTMTFSNEDQDLLVVKETPVVNAGICVASPGSVAKDANSGSTIIQASTNSPDQFLFHPMSSTSPNEVPSVFESTITPGKDADQNTPLNLSVCSYMQKRRKPISSTFINLVDEENSDISAQIPGSTNFEGLTNGDMLRRIDFSFETSSAENDYPKETNVPRPLATGNTIPVMDKRLQIFCLLCRSPLGRPENNLYLSFSLTVSSKVYLLSLFKERLTSCDSNTPPTVPVIVTDISSVDPRLCNGTLEGDRDQGTWREEDGCVFKKVFCPFCTNPNNCLGVQIKAADEKNVQLLNKIMLYHGSVVIGHSEAAGDQAAKDKDLLQVNGSITKKTTILKSIEKFAYSPKQTDLGGWRTTKSKLKLSKK from the exons ATGTCTGCAACACTCGGAACTGGAAACGGAGCTAAACCCAGCAAAACTCCTAACCCTTACTTCATCAGTCCCAAGAATCCCAAAAATGTTCACCATATTGCAGGGATTCCGGTGGAATTCCCATACAAGCCGTACGGGACGCAGCTTTCCTTCATGTACAGAGTCATATCAACCCTAGATCGAGCTCAGAAAGACGGCCATTGTCATGCCTTGATTGAATCGCCCACTGGTACCGGTAAATCACTATCGCTTCtttgctccactcttgcttggcaGAAAAACTATAAGATCAATAACATCAAAGGCATTCTGTCTCAATCCATCCCGGATCCAGAGGCCGTCACTGATCCTCTCGGTCATGGCGGTGGTTTTATTCCCGAAACACAACCTTCAACTTCAA GCATTCCTTCATCAAGCATTTCAGAGTCACCTCAGAATGCTGCAAATAGcaagaataagaagaaaatgTTGGCTCCTACCATATATTATGCTTC GAGGACTCATTCACAAATTTCTCAAGTGATTCGTGAATACAGGAAAACTTCTTATCGAGTTCCCATGGCAATATTG GCTTCAAGGAAACATTATTGCACAAATCCTCATGTCTCCAAGGAGAATATTGATGAAGAATG CAAGCTTCTGTTGAGTCAAGAGGAAGGATGCTTTGAATTTAA AAATATGCATAAGGTCAAATGTCATCCCTCAGTTCAGAAAGGAGGCTGTCATGAGGCCCATGATATTGAAGATATTGTCAAAATTGGACAAGTTGTTAAAG GATGTGCATACTATGCTGCACGTTCAATGGCAGATGATGCACAATTGATTTTTTGCCCGTATAGCTACATTATCAATCCTGTTATTCGAGGGGCAATGGATGTAGATATCAAAGGAGCCATTATAGTTCTTGATGAAGCTCA CAATTTAGAGGATATTGCTCGTGAAGGTGGTAGTGTGGATCTTGAAGAAGATGCTTTGCACA AATTGCAGATGGAGCTTCATCAACTCAAGATGATCAAGGCTGACGTTTACCAACCATTGTCTGAAATGATAATG AACCTAATAAGTTGGATTGAGCAGACAAAGAGCAAATTAGAAGCAACAAATGAATCTAAGCACTACTTCTCCTC CTGGACCGGTGACAAGGCGGTAAGGCAACTCCAAGAAGCTAACATTTCACAGCAATTCTTCCCTGTCTTGCTAGAATGTGCAACAAAG GCAATCAGAGCTGCTTCAGATACAGAATCAGATGTACTTCATTTAAGTGGCATGTCTGTCATAACCTTGGAag GGCTGTTCTCTTCACTGACATATTTCTTCTCAAGAGATGGTTCTCACATTTTTGATTATCAGCTTGCTCTACaacgatattttaaaaaagatgaGA AAAATGCTTCTGGCAGTTGGACATGTTCATTAGGTTTGTGGTGCTTGAACCCGTTCGTTGTATTCAGAGATGTATCTGATCTTTCGTTATCAGTCATCTTAACTTCTGG GACATTATCGCCAATGAACTCCTTCTCATCTGAACTTGGCGTGCAGTTTGGAAACTGTTTGGAGGCTCCTCATGTTATTGATATCAAATCCCAG GTATGGTCTGCTGTAATCTCCCATGGTCCAGACAATTACCAATTGGATGCAAGTTACAAAACAGCGGATCAATATGCTTTCCAG GACTCACTTGGCAAATCCTTGGAAGAAATTTTCAAGATTGTTCCAGGTGGCTGTCTGGTTTTCTTCCCAAGTTACAAGCTGATGAAGAAGCTTTGTGATCGTTGGCATAACACAGGCCAATGGTCACAACTTAAAGCACGAAAGCCCCTTTTTGTTG AGCCAAGAGGGGGTAATCAGGAAGAATTTGAGACTGTTCTGAAAGGTTATTATAATTCAGTATCTCGAGTCAAGAAACCTGTTCTTCGGAAAAAGAGAAGGATAAAAAGAACAGATGACAATGTGGTTGAGTCTGCAGAAGTTACTAGCCCCAGAGGGGCGGCTTTTCTTGCAGTTTTCCGAGGAAAG GTGTCAGAAGGCATAGATTTTTCTGATGATAATGCTAGGGTGGTT ATAGCTGTTGGCATTCCCTTCCCGAATAT AAATGATAAACAGATCGAGTTAAAGaagaaatataataatacttaCAGATCATCTAAAAACCTTCTGAGTGGAAATGAGTGGTACTGCCAGCAAGCCTTCAGAGCTCTAAATCAAGCTCTTG GGCGCTGTATACGCCATAGATATGATTATGGAGCCATCATCCTACTAG ATTGGCGTTTTCAGGATGAAAAGAATAGAGCACATATTTCGAAGTGGCTAAGGCCATCCATTAGAATGTATGGAAGTTTTGAGAAGTCATTGGACGAGCTGAGATCCTTTTTCAGAGAAGTCAAG GACTTGGTTTCCAAGAACAAG CAACTATCTTCTTTGGCAAAATATGATACCACTTTTCCCCAAATGAAGCCTCAAAGTGATATTGCAGCTCAGACAAGGGTTCAAGCAGATAAGGACGAGAAGACCTGCACTGAATGTGTTGATCTAGAATGCAACTCACCAAAAGATTCAGG GTGTTTTGAGGCTTCAACTATGACATTCTCCAACGAAGATCAAGATTTGCTCGTGGTCAAGGAAACGCCAGTTGTCAATGCTGGTATCTGTGTAGCTAGTCCAGGTTCCGTAGCCAAGGATGCTAACTCTGGTTCAACTATAATTCAGGCCTCAACCAACTCTCCGGATCAATTTCTGTTTCATCCAATGTCTTCAACAAGCCCGAACGAAGTTCCTTCTGTTTTTGAATCAACAATCACCCCTGGAAAAGATGCGGATCAGAACACACCATTGAATCTCAGTGTTTGTTCATATATGCAGAAAAGGAGGAAACCCATAAGTTCAACTTTTATTAACCTTGTTGACGAAGAAAACAGTGATATTTCTGCTCAAATTCCAGGTTCCacgaattttgagggactaaccAATGGAGATATGCTTCGCAGAattgattttagttttgaaaCTAGTTCAGCTGAAAACGATTATCCTAAGGAGACAAATGTTCCACGGCCATTAGCTACTGGTAATACGATTCCGGTTATGGATAAAAGATTACAGATTTTCTGTTTACTCTGCAGAAGTCCTTTAGGTCGCCCTGAAAATAATTTGTATCTCAGTTTCTCACTGACTGTGTCCTCAAAAGTCTACTTGTTATCTCTTTTCAAAGAGAGATTAACTTCTTGTGATTCAAATACGCCACCAACTGTACCGGTTATAGTAACCGATATTTCATCAGTTGATCCAAGACTTTGCAATGGAACTCTTGAAGGTGATCGAGACCAGGGCACTTGGCGTGAAGAAGACGGGTGTGTATTCAAAAAGGTCTTTTGCCCCTTCTGCACTAACCCTAACAATTGTCTTGGTGTGCAAATCAAAGCAGCTGATGAAAAGAATGTGCAGTTACTAAACAAG ATAATGCTTTACCATGGAAGTGTGGTAATTGGACATTCTGAAGCAGCAGGTGACCAGGCAGCAAAGGATAAG GATTTGCTACAGGTGAATGGCTCAATCACAAAGAAGACTACCattttaaaatccattgaaaaatTTGCATATTCTCCCAAGCAAACAGACTTGGGAGGATGGAGGACTACAAAATCGAAG CTAAAACTTTCCAAGAAATAG
- the LOC105768773 gene encoding uncharacterized protein LOC105768773 isoform X2: MSATLGTGNGAKPSKTPNPYFISPKNPKNVHHIAGIPVEFPYKPYGTQLSFMYRVISTLDRAQKDGHCHALIESPTGTGKSLSLLCSTLAWQKNYKINNIKGILSQSIPDPEAVTDPLGHGGGFIPETQPSTSSIPSSSISESPQNAANSKNKKKMLAPTIYYASRTHSQISQVIREYRKTSYRVPMAILASRKHYCTNPHVSKENIDEECKLLLSQEEGCFEFKNMHKVKCHPSVQKGGCHEAHDIEDIVKIGQVVKGCAYYAARSMADDAQLIFCPYSYIINPVIRGAMDVDIKGAIIVLDEAQLNIKSFFCYSNLEDIAREGGSVDLEEDALHKLQMELHQLKMIKADVYQPLSEMIMNLISWIEQTKSKLEATNESKHYFSSWTGDKAVRQLQEANISQQFFPVLLECATKAIRAASDTESDVLHLSGMSVITLEGLFSSLTYFFSRDGSHIFDYQLALQRYFKKDEKNASGSWTCSLGLWCLNPFVVFRDVSDLSLSVILTSGTLSPMNSFSSELGVQFGNCLEAPHVIDIKSQVWSAVISHGPDNYQLDASYKTADQYAFQDSLGKSLEEIFKIVPGGCLVFFPSYKLMKKLCDRWHNTGQWSQLKARKPLFVEPRGGNQEEFETVLKGYYNSVSRVKKPVLRKKRRIKRTDDNVVESAEVTSPRGAAFLAVFRGKVSEGIDFSDDNARVVIAVGIPFPNINDKQIELKKKYNNTYRSSKNLLSGNEWYCQQAFRALNQALGRCIRHRYDYGAIILLDWRFQDEKNRAHISKWLRPSIRMYGSFEKSLDELRSFFREVKDLVSKNKQLSSLAKYDTTFPQMKPQSDIAAQTRVQADKDEKTCTECVDLECNSPKDSGCFEASTMTFSNEDQDLLVVKETPVVNAGICVASPGSVAKDANSGSTIIQASTNSPDQFLFHPMSSTSPNEVPSVFESTITPGKDADQNTPLNLSVCSYMQKRRKPISSTFINLVDEENSDISAQIPGSTNFEGLTNGDMLRRIDFSFETSSAENDYPKETNVPRPLATGNTIPVMDKRLQIFCLLCRSPLGRPENNLYLSFSLTVSSKVYLLSLFKERLTSCDSNTPPTVPVIVTDISSVDPRLCNGTLEGDRDQGTWREEDGCVFKKVFCPFCTNPNNCLGVQIKAADEKNVQLLNKIMLYHGSVVIGHSEAAGDQAAKDKVNGSITKKTTILKSIEKFAYSPKQTDLGGWRTTKSKLKLSKK, translated from the exons ATGTCTGCAACACTCGGAACTGGAAACGGAGCTAAACCCAGCAAAACTCCTAACCCTTACTTCATCAGTCCCAAGAATCCCAAAAATGTTCACCATATTGCAGGGATTCCGGTGGAATTCCCATACAAGCCGTACGGGACGCAGCTTTCCTTCATGTACAGAGTCATATCAACCCTAGATCGAGCTCAGAAAGACGGCCATTGTCATGCCTTGATTGAATCGCCCACTGGTACCGGTAAATCACTATCGCTTCtttgctccactcttgcttggcaGAAAAACTATAAGATCAATAACATCAAAGGCATTCTGTCTCAATCCATCCCGGATCCAGAGGCCGTCACTGATCCTCTCGGTCATGGCGGTGGTTTTATTCCCGAAACACAACCTTCAACTTCAA GCATTCCTTCATCAAGCATTTCAGAGTCACCTCAGAATGCTGCAAATAGcaagaataagaagaaaatgTTGGCTCCTACCATATATTATGCTTC GAGGACTCATTCACAAATTTCTCAAGTGATTCGTGAATACAGGAAAACTTCTTATCGAGTTCCCATGGCAATATTG GCTTCAAGGAAACATTATTGCACAAATCCTCATGTCTCCAAGGAGAATATTGATGAAGAATG CAAGCTTCTGTTGAGTCAAGAGGAAGGATGCTTTGAATTTAA AAATATGCATAAGGTCAAATGTCATCCCTCAGTTCAGAAAGGAGGCTGTCATGAGGCCCATGATATTGAAGATATTGTCAAAATTGGACAAGTTGTTAAAG GATGTGCATACTATGCTGCACGTTCAATGGCAGATGATGCACAATTGATTTTTTGCCCGTATAGCTACATTATCAATCCTGTTATTCGAGGGGCAATGGATGTAGATATCAAAGGAGCCATTATAGTTCTTGATGAAGCTCA GTTGAATATCAAGAGTTTCTTTTGTTACAGCAATTTAGAGGATATTGCTCGTGAAGGTGGTAGTGTGGATCTTGAAGAAGATGCTTTGCACA AATTGCAGATGGAGCTTCATCAACTCAAGATGATCAAGGCTGACGTTTACCAACCATTGTCTGAAATGATAATG AACCTAATAAGTTGGATTGAGCAGACAAAGAGCAAATTAGAAGCAACAAATGAATCTAAGCACTACTTCTCCTC CTGGACCGGTGACAAGGCGGTAAGGCAACTCCAAGAAGCTAACATTTCACAGCAATTCTTCCCTGTCTTGCTAGAATGTGCAACAAAG GCAATCAGAGCTGCTTCAGATACAGAATCAGATGTACTTCATTTAAGTGGCATGTCTGTCATAACCTTGGAag GGCTGTTCTCTTCACTGACATATTTCTTCTCAAGAGATGGTTCTCACATTTTTGATTATCAGCTTGCTCTACaacgatattttaaaaaagatgaGA AAAATGCTTCTGGCAGTTGGACATGTTCATTAGGTTTGTGGTGCTTGAACCCGTTCGTTGTATTCAGAGATGTATCTGATCTTTCGTTATCAGTCATCTTAACTTCTGG GACATTATCGCCAATGAACTCCTTCTCATCTGAACTTGGCGTGCAGTTTGGAAACTGTTTGGAGGCTCCTCATGTTATTGATATCAAATCCCAG GTATGGTCTGCTGTAATCTCCCATGGTCCAGACAATTACCAATTGGATGCAAGTTACAAAACAGCGGATCAATATGCTTTCCAG GACTCACTTGGCAAATCCTTGGAAGAAATTTTCAAGATTGTTCCAGGTGGCTGTCTGGTTTTCTTCCCAAGTTACAAGCTGATGAAGAAGCTTTGTGATCGTTGGCATAACACAGGCCAATGGTCACAACTTAAAGCACGAAAGCCCCTTTTTGTTG AGCCAAGAGGGGGTAATCAGGAAGAATTTGAGACTGTTCTGAAAGGTTATTATAATTCAGTATCTCGAGTCAAGAAACCTGTTCTTCGGAAAAAGAGAAGGATAAAAAGAACAGATGACAATGTGGTTGAGTCTGCAGAAGTTACTAGCCCCAGAGGGGCGGCTTTTCTTGCAGTTTTCCGAGGAAAG GTGTCAGAAGGCATAGATTTTTCTGATGATAATGCTAGGGTGGTT ATAGCTGTTGGCATTCCCTTCCCGAATAT AAATGATAAACAGATCGAGTTAAAGaagaaatataataatacttaCAGATCATCTAAAAACCTTCTGAGTGGAAATGAGTGGTACTGCCAGCAAGCCTTCAGAGCTCTAAATCAAGCTCTTG GGCGCTGTATACGCCATAGATATGATTATGGAGCCATCATCCTACTAG ATTGGCGTTTTCAGGATGAAAAGAATAGAGCACATATTTCGAAGTGGCTAAGGCCATCCATTAGAATGTATGGAAGTTTTGAGAAGTCATTGGACGAGCTGAGATCCTTTTTCAGAGAAGTCAAG GACTTGGTTTCCAAGAACAAG CAACTATCTTCTTTGGCAAAATATGATACCACTTTTCCCCAAATGAAGCCTCAAAGTGATATTGCAGCTCAGACAAGGGTTCAAGCAGATAAGGACGAGAAGACCTGCACTGAATGTGTTGATCTAGAATGCAACTCACCAAAAGATTCAGG GTGTTTTGAGGCTTCAACTATGACATTCTCCAACGAAGATCAAGATTTGCTCGTGGTCAAGGAAACGCCAGTTGTCAATGCTGGTATCTGTGTAGCTAGTCCAGGTTCCGTAGCCAAGGATGCTAACTCTGGTTCAACTATAATTCAGGCCTCAACCAACTCTCCGGATCAATTTCTGTTTCATCCAATGTCTTCAACAAGCCCGAACGAAGTTCCTTCTGTTTTTGAATCAACAATCACCCCTGGAAAAGATGCGGATCAGAACACACCATTGAATCTCAGTGTTTGTTCATATATGCAGAAAAGGAGGAAACCCATAAGTTCAACTTTTATTAACCTTGTTGACGAAGAAAACAGTGATATTTCTGCTCAAATTCCAGGTTCCacgaattttgagggactaaccAATGGAGATATGCTTCGCAGAattgattttagttttgaaaCTAGTTCAGCTGAAAACGATTATCCTAAGGAGACAAATGTTCCACGGCCATTAGCTACTGGTAATACGATTCCGGTTATGGATAAAAGATTACAGATTTTCTGTTTACTCTGCAGAAGTCCTTTAGGTCGCCCTGAAAATAATTTGTATCTCAGTTTCTCACTGACTGTGTCCTCAAAAGTCTACTTGTTATCTCTTTTCAAAGAGAGATTAACTTCTTGTGATTCAAATACGCCACCAACTGTACCGGTTATAGTAACCGATATTTCATCAGTTGATCCAAGACTTTGCAATGGAACTCTTGAAGGTGATCGAGACCAGGGCACTTGGCGTGAAGAAGACGGGTGTGTATTCAAAAAGGTCTTTTGCCCCTTCTGCACTAACCCTAACAATTGTCTTGGTGTGCAAATCAAAGCAGCTGATGAAAAGAATGTGCAGTTACTAAACAAG ATAATGCTTTACCATGGAAGTGTGGTAATTGGACATTCTGAAGCAGCAGGTGACCAGGCAGCAAAGGATAAG GTGAATGGCTCAATCACAAAGAAGACTACCattttaaaatccattgaaaaatTTGCATATTCTCCCAAGCAAACAGACTTGGGAGGATGGAGGACTACAAAATCGAAG CTAAAACTTTCCAAGAAATAG
- the LOC105768773 gene encoding uncharacterized protein LOC105768773 isoform X1: protein MSATLGTGNGAKPSKTPNPYFISPKNPKNVHHIAGIPVEFPYKPYGTQLSFMYRVISTLDRAQKDGHCHALIESPTGTGKSLSLLCSTLAWQKNYKINNIKGILSQSIPDPEAVTDPLGHGGGFIPETQPSTSSIPSSSISESPQNAANSKNKKKMLAPTIYYASRTHSQISQVIREYRKTSYRVPMAILASRKHYCTNPHVSKENIDEECKLLLSQEEGCFEFKNMHKVKCHPSVQKGGCHEAHDIEDIVKIGQVVKGCAYYAARSMADDAQLIFCPYSYIINPVIRGAMDVDIKGAIIVLDEAQLNIKSFFCYSNLEDIAREGGSVDLEEDALHKLQMELHQLKMIKADVYQPLSEMIMNLISWIEQTKSKLEATNESKHYFSSWTGDKAVRQLQEANISQQFFPVLLECATKAIRAASDTESDVLHLSGMSVITLEGLFSSLTYFFSRDGSHIFDYQLALQRYFKKDEKNASGSWTCSLGLWCLNPFVVFRDVSDLSLSVILTSGTLSPMNSFSSELGVQFGNCLEAPHVIDIKSQVWSAVISHGPDNYQLDASYKTADQYAFQDSLGKSLEEIFKIVPGGCLVFFPSYKLMKKLCDRWHNTGQWSQLKARKPLFVEPRGGNQEEFETVLKGYYNSVSRVKKPVLRKKRRIKRTDDNVVESAEVTSPRGAAFLAVFRGKVSEGIDFSDDNARVVIAVGIPFPNINDKQIELKKKYNNTYRSSKNLLSGNEWYCQQAFRALNQALGRCIRHRYDYGAIILLDWRFQDEKNRAHISKWLRPSIRMYGSFEKSLDELRSFFREVKDLVSKNKQLSSLAKYDTTFPQMKPQSDIAAQTRVQADKDEKTCTECVDLECNSPKDSGCFEASTMTFSNEDQDLLVVKETPVVNAGICVASPGSVAKDANSGSTIIQASTNSPDQFLFHPMSSTSPNEVPSVFESTITPGKDADQNTPLNLSVCSYMQKRRKPISSTFINLVDEENSDISAQIPGSTNFEGLTNGDMLRRIDFSFETSSAENDYPKETNVPRPLATGNTIPVMDKRLQIFCLLCRSPLGRPENNLYLSFSLTVSSKVYLLSLFKERLTSCDSNTPPTVPVIVTDISSVDPRLCNGTLEGDRDQGTWREEDGCVFKKVFCPFCTNPNNCLGVQIKAADEKNVQLLNKIMLYHGSVVIGHSEAAGDQAAKDKDLLQVNGSITKKTTILKSIEKFAYSPKQTDLGGWRTTKSKLKLSKK, encoded by the exons ATGTCTGCAACACTCGGAACTGGAAACGGAGCTAAACCCAGCAAAACTCCTAACCCTTACTTCATCAGTCCCAAGAATCCCAAAAATGTTCACCATATTGCAGGGATTCCGGTGGAATTCCCATACAAGCCGTACGGGACGCAGCTTTCCTTCATGTACAGAGTCATATCAACCCTAGATCGAGCTCAGAAAGACGGCCATTGTCATGCCTTGATTGAATCGCCCACTGGTACCGGTAAATCACTATCGCTTCtttgctccactcttgcttggcaGAAAAACTATAAGATCAATAACATCAAAGGCATTCTGTCTCAATCCATCCCGGATCCAGAGGCCGTCACTGATCCTCTCGGTCATGGCGGTGGTTTTATTCCCGAAACACAACCTTCAACTTCAA GCATTCCTTCATCAAGCATTTCAGAGTCACCTCAGAATGCTGCAAATAGcaagaataagaagaaaatgTTGGCTCCTACCATATATTATGCTTC GAGGACTCATTCACAAATTTCTCAAGTGATTCGTGAATACAGGAAAACTTCTTATCGAGTTCCCATGGCAATATTG GCTTCAAGGAAACATTATTGCACAAATCCTCATGTCTCCAAGGAGAATATTGATGAAGAATG CAAGCTTCTGTTGAGTCAAGAGGAAGGATGCTTTGAATTTAA AAATATGCATAAGGTCAAATGTCATCCCTCAGTTCAGAAAGGAGGCTGTCATGAGGCCCATGATATTGAAGATATTGTCAAAATTGGACAAGTTGTTAAAG GATGTGCATACTATGCTGCACGTTCAATGGCAGATGATGCACAATTGATTTTTTGCCCGTATAGCTACATTATCAATCCTGTTATTCGAGGGGCAATGGATGTAGATATCAAAGGAGCCATTATAGTTCTTGATGAAGCTCA GTTGAATATCAAGAGTTTCTTTTGTTACAGCAATTTAGAGGATATTGCTCGTGAAGGTGGTAGTGTGGATCTTGAAGAAGATGCTTTGCACA AATTGCAGATGGAGCTTCATCAACTCAAGATGATCAAGGCTGACGTTTACCAACCATTGTCTGAAATGATAATG AACCTAATAAGTTGGATTGAGCAGACAAAGAGCAAATTAGAAGCAACAAATGAATCTAAGCACTACTTCTCCTC CTGGACCGGTGACAAGGCGGTAAGGCAACTCCAAGAAGCTAACATTTCACAGCAATTCTTCCCTGTCTTGCTAGAATGTGCAACAAAG GCAATCAGAGCTGCTTCAGATACAGAATCAGATGTACTTCATTTAAGTGGCATGTCTGTCATAACCTTGGAag GGCTGTTCTCTTCACTGACATATTTCTTCTCAAGAGATGGTTCTCACATTTTTGATTATCAGCTTGCTCTACaacgatattttaaaaaagatgaGA AAAATGCTTCTGGCAGTTGGACATGTTCATTAGGTTTGTGGTGCTTGAACCCGTTCGTTGTATTCAGAGATGTATCTGATCTTTCGTTATCAGTCATCTTAACTTCTGG GACATTATCGCCAATGAACTCCTTCTCATCTGAACTTGGCGTGCAGTTTGGAAACTGTTTGGAGGCTCCTCATGTTATTGATATCAAATCCCAG GTATGGTCTGCTGTAATCTCCCATGGTCCAGACAATTACCAATTGGATGCAAGTTACAAAACAGCGGATCAATATGCTTTCCAG GACTCACTTGGCAAATCCTTGGAAGAAATTTTCAAGATTGTTCCAGGTGGCTGTCTGGTTTTCTTCCCAAGTTACAAGCTGATGAAGAAGCTTTGTGATCGTTGGCATAACACAGGCCAATGGTCACAACTTAAAGCACGAAAGCCCCTTTTTGTTG AGCCAAGAGGGGGTAATCAGGAAGAATTTGAGACTGTTCTGAAAGGTTATTATAATTCAGTATCTCGAGTCAAGAAACCTGTTCTTCGGAAAAAGAGAAGGATAAAAAGAACAGATGACAATGTGGTTGAGTCTGCAGAAGTTACTAGCCCCAGAGGGGCGGCTTTTCTTGCAGTTTTCCGAGGAAAG GTGTCAGAAGGCATAGATTTTTCTGATGATAATGCTAGGGTGGTT ATAGCTGTTGGCATTCCCTTCCCGAATAT AAATGATAAACAGATCGAGTTAAAGaagaaatataataatacttaCAGATCATCTAAAAACCTTCTGAGTGGAAATGAGTGGTACTGCCAGCAAGCCTTCAGAGCTCTAAATCAAGCTCTTG GGCGCTGTATACGCCATAGATATGATTATGGAGCCATCATCCTACTAG ATTGGCGTTTTCAGGATGAAAAGAATAGAGCACATATTTCGAAGTGGCTAAGGCCATCCATTAGAATGTATGGAAGTTTTGAGAAGTCATTGGACGAGCTGAGATCCTTTTTCAGAGAAGTCAAG GACTTGGTTTCCAAGAACAAG CAACTATCTTCTTTGGCAAAATATGATACCACTTTTCCCCAAATGAAGCCTCAAAGTGATATTGCAGCTCAGACAAGGGTTCAAGCAGATAAGGACGAGAAGACCTGCACTGAATGTGTTGATCTAGAATGCAACTCACCAAAAGATTCAGG GTGTTTTGAGGCTTCAACTATGACATTCTCCAACGAAGATCAAGATTTGCTCGTGGTCAAGGAAACGCCAGTTGTCAATGCTGGTATCTGTGTAGCTAGTCCAGGTTCCGTAGCCAAGGATGCTAACTCTGGTTCAACTATAATTCAGGCCTCAACCAACTCTCCGGATCAATTTCTGTTTCATCCAATGTCTTCAACAAGCCCGAACGAAGTTCCTTCTGTTTTTGAATCAACAATCACCCCTGGAAAAGATGCGGATCAGAACACACCATTGAATCTCAGTGTTTGTTCATATATGCAGAAAAGGAGGAAACCCATAAGTTCAACTTTTATTAACCTTGTTGACGAAGAAAACAGTGATATTTCTGCTCAAATTCCAGGTTCCacgaattttgagggactaaccAATGGAGATATGCTTCGCAGAattgattttagttttgaaaCTAGTTCAGCTGAAAACGATTATCCTAAGGAGACAAATGTTCCACGGCCATTAGCTACTGGTAATACGATTCCGGTTATGGATAAAAGATTACAGATTTTCTGTTTACTCTGCAGAAGTCCTTTAGGTCGCCCTGAAAATAATTTGTATCTCAGTTTCTCACTGACTGTGTCCTCAAAAGTCTACTTGTTATCTCTTTTCAAAGAGAGATTAACTTCTTGTGATTCAAATACGCCACCAACTGTACCGGTTATAGTAACCGATATTTCATCAGTTGATCCAAGACTTTGCAATGGAACTCTTGAAGGTGATCGAGACCAGGGCACTTGGCGTGAAGAAGACGGGTGTGTATTCAAAAAGGTCTTTTGCCCCTTCTGCACTAACCCTAACAATTGTCTTGGTGTGCAAATCAAAGCAGCTGATGAAAAGAATGTGCAGTTACTAAACAAG ATAATGCTTTACCATGGAAGTGTGGTAATTGGACATTCTGAAGCAGCAGGTGACCAGGCAGCAAAGGATAAG GATTTGCTACAGGTGAATGGCTCAATCACAAAGAAGACTACCattttaaaatccattgaaaaatTTGCATATTCTCCCAAGCAAACAGACTTGGGAGGATGGAGGACTACAAAATCGAAG CTAAAACTTTCCAAGAAATAG